A segment of the Rhodothermus sp. genome:
AAGCAAAAAGAGCGAATGCAACCAGGGTGTTTCCTGATCGGTCACGGCAAACAGCCGCGCCGGAGCTCCACCGCTCAGATGATCCCGCAGGCGTTCGTAAAAAGCCAGCGCTTCACGCAGTTTCTTGTCGCCACTTTTGGCAGCGCGGGCCGTCTGCTCAATCCGACGTTCGACGGTTTCCAGATCCTTCAGAAGCAGTTCGGTCTGAATGATTTCGATGTCGCGTGCCGGATCGACCGACCCGCTCACATGCACAATATTCGGATCTTCAAAACACCGGACCACATGCAGGATGGCATCTACTTCGCGTATGTGGGCCAGGAACTGGTTGCCCAGTCCTTCTCCTTTCGAAGCACCGGCTACCAGTCCCGCAATATCCACAAACTCTATGGTTGTTGGCGTCACTTTAGCTGATCCAGCCAGTTTGGCCAGACGCTCCAGTCGCTCATCCGGGACCGGCACCACCCCTACATTGGGCTCAATCGTGCAGAATGGATAGTTGGCCGATTCAGCTCCAGCCTGGCTAAGCGCATTAAAAAGCGTTGATTTTCCAACGTTTGGAAGCCCGACAATTCCACAACGCAGCGGCATTGTATCCTTTTCGTTTCAAAGTGGTACAACTTTCGCGGCCATCTTCGGGTAAAAGCCAGCCGGCCCAAATCAGGTAACGTCCGAATTGTTCCGGAGCTGCTCCTTTGTGCCTATGCATCGTTTCACGCTGATAGTTTCCCTTCTGATCTGTTCTGTTTCGGTGATGGCCCAGCCTGTTCCGCCTGATCGAGGTCGCGTGCTTCAAGCTGGTCTTGCCGCTGCACCCGGGCTGGGCGTACAGCTTGGCTATATTTCACCACGTAGCATCTATACGCTGGAAGGTCTCTTCTACCTGGATGCTGCGCCCTCCTTCGCTGGGGGCGAAGGCAACGTCCAGCTATCGGTAGCTTTCGGATCCGCTTTTCGGGCTACCGGCCTGATTCGCACCATAGGCAATGCACCGATTTCCTACGACCTCGATATAGGTTTGCGCCTGGGACCTGGACTGCTTTTCACGGAAGCGGAAACACGTGCGCAGAAAAACCAGCAATTTGGCCTTTTTCTGGAACCTTTCTTTCGGTTCGTATCGGCCTTTGGCACCCGTCACTTTTTCTTTGGCGAAGCCGGACTGCACCGACCATTCTTCCGGATGGGGCTGTGGATCGTTTTCTAACAAATTAGATCAGATCCTGTCGAGGCACTGACACGAACGTGCGTTCCGGAAGTCGGACGGCCGTCAGGTGCCCCAGTCCAGGATGTGGATAAACGCATCCTGTATCGATGGCGATAAGCTTTTCCCGATTGATTGGTTCAGGAACGGGTGTATGTCCACATACAACAGGCTTTTCCCAGGCGAAGCGGAGTGCATTCAAGTGTTCCCGCTCCCATAAAAACAGATCGGTGTGAGCAAAGCGCCGCAGATTTTCGGCAATCGTCAGCTCAGGCTTCAGCCC
Coding sequences within it:
- the ychF gene encoding redox-regulated ATPase YchF: MPLRCGIVGLPNVGKSTLFNALSQAGAESANYPFCTIEPNVGVVPVPDERLERLAKLAGSAKVTPTTIEFVDIAGLVAGASKGEGLGNQFLAHIREVDAILHVVRCFEDPNIVHVSGSVDPARDIEIIQTELLLKDLETVERRIEQTARAAKSGDKKLREALAFYERLRDHLSGGAPARLFAVTDQETPWLHSLFLLTLKPVLYVANVAESDLPEGEGNPHVATVREIAAREGAPVVVICAELEAQLAELDEQERQAFLKELGLERSGLDRLVRATYELLGLITFFTVNSREARAWTIRRGTRARQAAGLVHSDFERGFIRAETIAYEDYIRYGSEAAAREAGAMRSEGRDYIVQDGDVILFRFNV